One Pseudomonas muyukensis DNA segment encodes these proteins:
- a CDS encoding ABC transporter ATP-binding protein, whose protein sequence is MTALHSPAMAPVSCQGLRLRLGGREVLHGIDLAVKPGETLGLVGPNGSGKSTLLKLLAGLRAPSSGSVQLLGTPLAALPRRRIAQALALVEQQADTLDAIRVFDAVALGRTPWLSALAPFGAGERAIVEQALADVDASHLAQRRWAELSGGERQRVHIARALAQRPQVLLLDEPTNHLDIQHQLSLLGQVQALPITTLVALHDLNQALTCDRLAVLDQGRLVALGKPAAVLTAERLLSTFGVHAHYLIDPFDGARILRFRAPERGNRP, encoded by the coding sequence ATGACCGCGCTGCACAGCCCCGCAATGGCCCCCGTCAGTTGCCAGGGCCTGCGCCTGCGTCTGGGCGGGCGCGAGGTGCTGCATGGTATCGATCTGGCCGTCAAGCCCGGCGAGACTCTCGGCCTGGTCGGCCCCAATGGTTCCGGCAAATCCACCTTGCTCAAGCTGCTGGCCGGGCTGCGCGCGCCCAGCAGCGGCAGCGTCCAGTTGCTCGGCACGCCCCTGGCGGCCCTGCCCCGCCGACGTATCGCCCAGGCGCTGGCGCTGGTCGAACAACAAGCCGACACCCTGGATGCGATCCGCGTGTTCGACGCCGTCGCCCTGGGCCGCACCCCCTGGTTATCGGCCCTGGCCCCCTTCGGAGCCGGCGAGCGTGCCATCGTCGAGCAGGCACTGGCCGACGTCGACGCCAGCCACCTGGCCCAACGCCGCTGGGCCGAGCTGTCCGGCGGCGAACGCCAACGCGTGCATATCGCCCGGGCCCTGGCGCAACGCCCGCAGGTGTTGTTGCTGGATGAGCCGACCAACCACCTCGACATCCAGCACCAGCTGAGTTTGCTCGGCCAAGTCCAGGCGCTGCCGATAACCACCCTGGTGGCGTTGCACGACCTCAACCAGGCGCTGACCTGCGACCGCCTGGCCGTGCTCGATCAGGGCCGCCTGGTGGCCCTCGGCAAACCGGCGGCGGTACTGACAGCCGAACGCCTGCTCAGTACCTTCGGCGTGCACGCCCATTACCTCATCGACCCTTTCGATGGCGCGCGCATCCTGCGCTTTCGCGCCCCTGAGCGCGGAAACCGCCCGTGA
- a CDS encoding FecCD family ABC transporter permease yields MSRLLPLGAFALLALSLAMLAGIAIGETPVGAEVVWQVLANHLWQAGYPLDPIDAGIVWNYRLPRTLVAAACGAGLATCGVILQALLRNPLAEPYLLGLSAGASTGAVAVGLLGLGGAALSLSGGAFLGALAAFALVLALSRASASRHDNAQVILAGIAGSQLFNALTAFLITKSATAEQARGILFWLLGNLSGVRWPAVTLAVPVAVLGLLVCLGHRRALDAFTFGADSAASLGVPVRRTQLLLISCAALVTAVMVSIVGAIGFVGLVIPHALRLLLGPGHSRLVPASALGGALFLIVADILSRTLISGQVIPVGVVTALIGAPLFALILVSRRGRP; encoded by the coding sequence ATGAGTCGCCTGCTGCCCCTTGGCGCCTTCGCGCTGCTCGCCCTGAGCCTGGCCATGCTCGCCGGGATCGCCATCGGCGAAACCCCGGTGGGCGCCGAAGTGGTCTGGCAGGTGCTGGCCAATCACCTGTGGCAGGCGGGCTATCCGCTCGACCCGATCGACGCCGGCATCGTCTGGAACTACCGCTTGCCACGCACCCTGGTGGCCGCTGCCTGCGGCGCTGGCCTGGCCACCTGCGGGGTGATTCTCCAGGCGTTGCTGCGCAACCCGCTGGCCGAGCCGTATTTGCTGGGTCTGTCCGCCGGGGCCTCGACCGGTGCCGTGGCGGTCGGCCTGCTCGGCCTGGGTGGCGCGGCGCTGTCGCTGTCCGGCGGCGCCTTCCTCGGCGCGCTGGCGGCCTTTGCCCTGGTGCTGGCGCTGTCGCGGGCCAGCGCCAGCCGCCATGACAATGCCCAGGTGATCCTTGCCGGGATCGCCGGCTCGCAATTGTTCAACGCGCTCACCGCGTTCCTGATCACCAAGTCCGCCACCGCCGAACAGGCCCGCGGCATCCTGTTCTGGCTGCTGGGCAACCTCAGCGGCGTGCGCTGGCCGGCGGTGACCCTGGCGGTGCCGGTGGCCGTGCTGGGGCTGCTGGTCTGCCTCGGCCATCGCCGGGCCCTGGATGCCTTCACCTTCGGCGCCGATTCCGCCGCCTCGCTCGGCGTGCCGGTGCGCCGCACCCAACTGCTGCTGATCAGCTGCGCGGCGCTGGTGACCGCGGTGATGGTGTCGATCGTCGGTGCCATCGGTTTCGTCGGGCTGGTCATCCCCCATGCCCTGCGCCTGTTGCTCGGCCCCGGGCACAGCCGCCTGGTGCCGGCCAGCGCGCTGGGCGGGGCGTTGTTCCTGATCGTCGCCGACATCCTCTCGCGCACGCTGATCAGCGGCCAGGTGATCCCTGTGGGGGTGGTCACCGCGTTGATCGGCGCGCCGCTGTTCGCCCTGATCCTGGTCAGCCGTCGGGGGCGCCCATGA
- a CDS encoding ABC transporter substrate-binding protein, with product MLPHLATVVAGLTLSALAQADNGQASATQYPLTLDNCGVPQTFAQAPERAVTIGQAGSELLYALGLGERLAGTSLWFNNVLPEFQAQNDKVERLADNEPSFEAVVAKRPQLVAVQFEWMVGAQGAVATREQFAELQIPTYLLPSDCEGKDNLVGADGTRLQPFKVQSIYKSISQLAEIFDVQARGAVLNAALQGSLQQAQQQLAGKDLTHTSALFWFSSADLALDPYVAGRQGVADFMLQTLGVRNVVESSEEWPTVGWETLAKANPTWLIIARMDRRRYPADDYRKKLEFLRSDPLTRNMDAVKQGRIIVLDADAMQAGIRLFRGLQVLSTAFASGSAAQP from the coding sequence ATGTTGCCCCACCTCGCCACCGTAGTCGCCGGCTTGACCCTGTCCGCGCTGGCCCAGGCCGATAATGGCCAGGCCAGTGCCACCCAGTATCCGTTGACCCTCGACAACTGCGGCGTGCCCCAGACCTTCGCCCAGGCGCCCGAGCGCGCGGTGACCATCGGCCAGGCCGGTAGCGAACTGCTCTATGCCCTGGGCCTGGGCGAACGCCTGGCCGGCACTTCGCTGTGGTTCAACAACGTGCTGCCCGAGTTCCAGGCGCAGAACGACAAGGTCGAGCGCCTGGCCGACAACGAACCGAGCTTCGAGGCGGTGGTGGCCAAGCGTCCGCAACTGGTGGCGGTGCAGTTCGAATGGATGGTCGGTGCCCAAGGCGCGGTCGCCACCCGCGAACAGTTCGCCGAATTGCAGATTCCCACCTACCTGCTGCCGTCCGATTGCGAAGGCAAGGACAACCTGGTGGGCGCCGATGGCACCCGCCTGCAACCGTTCAAGGTGCAGAGCATCTACAAGAGCATCAGCCAACTGGCCGAGATCTTCGACGTGCAGGCGCGCGGCGCCGTCCTCAACGCGGCGCTCCAGGGCAGCCTGCAGCAGGCGCAGCAACAACTGGCGGGCAAGGACCTGACGCACACCAGCGCGTTGTTCTGGTTCTCCAGCGCCGACCTGGCGCTCGACCCCTACGTCGCCGGCCGCCAGGGCGTGGCCGACTTCATGCTGCAGACCCTCGGCGTGCGCAACGTGGTCGAGTCCAGCGAGGAATGGCCGACCGTCGGCTGGGAAACCCTGGCCAAGGCCAATCCCACCTGGCTGATCATCGCGCGCATGGACCGGCGCCGCTACCCCGCCGATGACTATCGCAAGAAACTCGAATTTCTGCGCAGCGACCCGCTGACCCGCAACATGGATGCGGTGAAACAGGGCCGCATCATCGTCCTCGACGCCGACGCCATGCAGGCCGGCATCCGCCTGTTCCGCGGGCTGCAAGTGCTGTCCACGGCCTTCGCCAGCGGTAGTGCGGCGCAACCATGA